A DNA window from Babylonia areolata isolate BAREFJ2019XMU chromosome 28, ASM4173473v1, whole genome shotgun sequence contains the following coding sequences:
- the LOC143301936 gene encoding dolichyl-diphosphooligosaccharide--protein glycosyltransferase 48 kDa subunit-like gives MAWRQVAGLLAAFAVLNVAFAGKRTLVLVDNWSIRESHSIFFKNLRDAGFDLTFKTADDGSLALVKYGEFLYDNLIIFSPSVEEFGGTMDVPAITNFIDGGGNVLVAASSDIGDPLRELATECGVEFDEEKTAVIDHLNYDVTDQGKHTLIVADPSSLIDAAMIVGKKGKSPFLFRGVGMVSDPENPLVLNILHASSTAYSHSPSDKIEEFPHAVGTNTLLVAGLQARNNARVVFVGSLDFFSDEFFQSSVQNANKGEKFAQSGNQDLAQNLAQWVFHQKGVLRVGKVEHHRTGQNQPDPAYIINQDIDYSIQIEELVNGEWRPFNGDDVQLEFVRIDPFIRTVLKRKNGVFFTSFTLPDVYGVFQFRVDYNRVGYTRLFSTTQVSVWPLQHTQYERYIPSAFPYYSSAFSMMVGVVIFSFVFLHFREEPKEKKE, from the exons ATGGCGTGGCGTCAAGTTGCTGGTCTGCTGGCTGCATTTGCAGTCCTCAATGTTGCTTTTGCAGGAAAGCGCACTTTGGTTCTTGTGGACAACTGGTCTATCAGAGAATCGCATTCAATTTTCTTCAAAAACTTGCGAG ATGCAGGATTTGATCTGACCTTCAAGACGGCAGATGATGGCAGTTTAGCCCTGGTGAAGTATGGAGAGTTTCTCTATGACAACCTGATCATCTTCTCTCCTTCTGTTGAAG AGTTTGGAGGGACGATGGACGTACCAGCCATCACCAACTTTATTGACGGCGGAGGCAATGTCCTTGTGGCAGCAAGCTCTGATATTG ggGATCCTCTGCGAGAGTTGGCCACAGAGTGTGGGGTGGAGTTTGACGAGGAGAAGACCGCTGTCATTGACCATCTGAACTACGACGTCACTGATCAGGGAAAG CACACCCTGATTGTTGCTGACCCGTCCAGTCTGATTGATGCTGCCATGATTGTGGGCAAGAAGGGCAAgtcccccttcctcttccgtgGTGTGGG GATGGTGAGCGACCCAGAAAACCCTCTGGTGCTGAACATTCTCCATGCCTCTTCCACTGCCTACTCCCACTCCCCTTCTGACAAGATTGAAGAG TTCCCCCATGCGGTGGGCACCAACACACTGCTGGTGGCGGGCCTGCAGGCCAGGAACAATGCGCGTGTCGTCTTTGTCGGCTCCCTGGACTTCTTCTCTGACGAGTTCTTCCAGTCCTCTGTGCAGAACGCCAACAAGGGGGAGAA gtTTGCGCAGTCTGGGAACCAGGACCTGGCCCAGAACCTGGCCCAGTGGGTGTTCCACCAGAAGGGGGTGCTGCGGGTGGGCAAGGTGGAGCATCACCGCACCGGTCAGAACCAGCCGGACCCTGCCTACATCATCAACCAGGACATT GACTACTCCATCCAGATTGAGGAGCTGGTGAATGGAGAGTGGCGTCCCTTCAACGGTGACGATGTGCAGCTGGAGTTTGTCCGCATCGACCCCTTCATCCGCACCGTCCTCAAACGCAAAA ATGGAGTGTTCTTCACCAGCTTCACACTGCCTGACGTGTACGGCGTGTTCCAGTTCCGAGTGGACTACAACCGTGTGGGATACACCCGTCTCTTCAGCACCACCCAG gtgTCAGTGTGGCCGCTACAGCACACGCAGTACGAACGCTACATACCCTCGGCCTTCCCATATTACAGCTCCGCCTTCTCCATGATGGTGGGCGTGGTTATCTTCAGCTTTGTCTTCCTCCACTTCCGCGAGGAGcccaaggagaagaaggaatga